From one Calypte anna isolate BGI_N300 chromosome 11, bCalAnn1_v1.p, whole genome shotgun sequence genomic stretch:
- the DDX28 gene encoding probable ATP-dependent RNA helicase DDX28 — protein MVLSRGGMATVLLLLPRRLASTGAAAASGQPPDSVVRIPWALRMRLQRGAQRRRRGKGEAAKTVRPGKLLLRSRRPELSQPSWQTVGRWERPQLVSAGWKHRKARGDYFQLEPSQEAAPAIQAQQPDSGHGPSFAEMGLQPALLSGLERLSVGRPTAVQRLAIPALRRGRSALCAAETGSGKTLAYLLPLLDGLLSRPEEPAEGAAAVGPASPRGLVVLPSRELTAQVGAVAAALCRPAGLPVCRLTGGSAAGGLRRQLRAPPPGPAVLLGTPGALREALRRRFLALERLRWMVLDEADALMDETFAQSLEEILAHAPLAAGAPEPAGPGEARTQVVVVGATFPAGLSQTLEKFTDVGRFVTLGTRSLHRLPPHIPQKFMRLKGQDKLPELLQLLKEHPASGGAVLIFCNSASTVNWLGYILDDHKIKHLRLQGQMSADARAGIFASFQKGDVSVLVCTDLASRGLDTSSVQLVVNYDFPDTLQDYLHRVGRVGRVGSRAPGAVVSFVTHRWDVDLVRKIETAARKRTGLPGMDSSINEPPPRGA, from the coding sequence ATGGTGCTGAGCCGCGGCGGGATGGCAACGGTCCTCCTGCTGCTACCACGGCGGCTGGCGTCCACCGGGGCGGCGGCAGCGAGCGGGCAGCCCCCCGATAGCGTGGTGCGCATCCCCTGGGCCCTGCGGATGCGCCTGCAGCGGGGCGCGCAGCGCCGTCGACGCGGGAAAGGGGAGGCGGCGAAAACCGTGCGACCCGGGAAGCTGCTGCTGCGGAGCCGGCGGCCGGAGCTGAGCCAACCTTCCTGGCAGACGGTGGGGCGCTGGGAGCGGCCGCAACTGGTGTCGGCGGGCTGGAAGCACAGGAAGGCCCGCGGGGACTACTTCCAGCTGGAGCCCTCGCAGGAGGCGGCTCCCGCCATTCAGGCGCAGCAGCCTGACTCGGGGCACGGCCCGTCTTTCGCCGAGATGGGGCTGCAGCCGGCGCTGCTGTCCGGCCTGGAGCGCCTCTCCGTCGGCCGCCCCACGGCGGTGCAGCGCCTCGCCATCCCCGCGCTGCGCCGCGGCCGCAGCGCTCTCTGCGCCGCCGAGACCGGCAGTGGCAAGACGCTGGCCTACCTGCTGCCGCTGCTGGACGGGCTGCTCTCCCGCCCCGAGGAGCCGGCCGAGGGGGCGGCGGCGGTGGGGCCGGCATCGCCCCGCGGGCTGGTGGTGCTGCCGTCGCGGGAGCTGACAGCGCAGGTGGGCGCGGTGGCGGCGGCGCTGTGCCGGCCGGCGGGGCTGCCGGTGTGCCGGCTTACGGGCGGCAGCGCGGCGGGCGGGCTGCGGAGGCAGCTGCGGGCGCCGCCGCCGGGTCCCGCCGTACTGCTGGGCACCCCCGGGGCGTTGCGGGAAGCGCTGCGGCGGCGCTTCCTGGCCCTGGAGCGTCTGCGCTGGATGGTGCTGGACGAGGCGGACGCCCTGATGGACGAAACCTTCGCCCAGTCGCTGGAGGAGATCCTGGCACACGCGCCTCTGGCCGCCGGTGCTCCCGAGCCGGCCGGCCCCGGGGAGGCGAGGACGCAGGTGGTGGTGGTCGGAGCCACCTTCCCCGCGGGTTTGAGCCAGACCCTAGAGAAATTCACTGATGTAGGCCGGTTCGTCACCCTCGGCACCCGGAGCCTGCATCGCCTGCCTCCCCACATCCCGCAGAAGTTTATGCGCCTCAAGGGCCAGGACAAGCTGCCTGAACTGCTGCAGCTACTCAAGGAGCACCCAGCATCCGGCGGGGCTGTTCTCATCTTCTGCAACAGTGCCAGCACTGTCAACTGGCTGGGCTATATCCTGGATGACCACAAAATCAAGCACCTGAGGTTGCAGGGGCAGATGTCAGCAGATGCTAGAGCTGGCATCTTTGCCTCCTTCCAGAAGGGTGATGTGTCAGTCCTTGTCTGCACTGACCTCGCATCAAGGGGGCTGGACACCAGTAGTGTGCAGCTGGTAGTCAACTATGACTTCCCTGACACCCTGCAGGACTACCTGCACCGTGTGGGGAGAGTTGGACGGGTTGGCAGCAGGGCACCTGGAGCTGTGGTTAGTTTTGTCACCCATCGGTGGGATGTGGATCTGGTACGGAAAATAGAGACTGCAGCCCGAAAAAGGACAGGTCTCCCAGGCATGGACTCCTCTATTAATGAGCCTCCACCTAGAGGAGCTTGA
- the LOC103535281 gene encoding LOW QUALITY PROTEIN: dipeptidase 2-like (The sequence of the model RefSeq protein was modified relative to this genomic sequence to represent the inferred CDS: deleted 2 bases in 2 codons; substituted 3 bases at 3 genomic stop codons): protein MEMRRNTMKLLWLFMLFCDTVPFSYEKSMERERAIKLMXDAPXIDGHNDFVLQLRIFYQHRLARVNLRELNKKHTNLAKLQAGYVGARFRSVCVLCSSQNKDAVHLSLEQIHVVKGMCNSYEELELVTTSQGISDSSRIAFLIGIEGGHSTDSIFFDKKNKGIIMVTFKADVLACDRKVVNVSTLGDHFDHIKKTAGSESIGIVGDYDVVKCFPEGLKEDVSKYPSLIEELLRRGWNETXLKGVVRENFIHVFREVENLRNINGLMDVGESDILQEVQNSCRLDLQNYQLQTNRSFGFPSVAQPFILILVIASCLTLYHEW from the exons atggaaatgagGAGAAATACAATGaagctgctgtggctgtttATGTTATTCTGTGATACTGTGCCATTCAGCTATGAGAAATctatg gagagagagagagctaTCAAGCTGATGTGAGATGCACCTTAAATCGATGG CCACAATGACTTTGTACTGCAGCTGAGAATTTTTTACCAACATAGACTCGCTAGAGTTAACTTAAGAGAACTCAATAAGAAACACACAAACCTTGCAAAACTTCAGGCTGGTTATGTGGGAGCTCGG tttcgGTCAGTGTGTGTTCTTTGCAGCTCTCAGAACAAGGATGCTGTGCATCTGAGTTTAGAACAAATTCATGTTGTCAAGGGGATGTGTAACAGCTATGAAGAGCTTGAACTTGTGACAACTTCCCAAG GTATCTCTGACAGTAGCAGGATTGCATTTTTGATTGGAATAGAAGGTGGTCACTCCACTGACAGCATTTTCTTTGAT aaaaagaacaagggAATTATCATGGTGACTTTTAAGGCAGATGTACTGGCCTGTGACAGAAAAGTTGTTAATGTTTCTACCCTTGGAG atcatTTTGACCAT ATAAAGAAAACTGCAGGTTCAGAATCAATAGGAATTGTTGGTGACTATGATGTAGTAAAGTG TTTCCCTGAAGGACTGAAGGAAGATGTTTCCAAATACCCTTCTTTGATTGAGGAACTTCTTAGAAGAGGATGGAATGAAACTTAACTGAAAGGGGTTGTAAGAGAGAACTTTATTCATGTCTTCAGGGAAGTGGAAAATTTAAGA AACATTAATGGGCTAATGGATGTAGGTGAAAGTGACATTCTTCAAGAAGTACAAAATTCCTGTCGCCTGGACCTACAGAATTATCAGCTTCAGACAAACAGATCCTTTGGATTTCCTTCTGTGGCCCAACCTTTTATTCTTATACTTGTAATTGCATCATGTTTAACACTGTATCATGAATGGTAA